One region of Clostridiales bacterium genomic DNA includes:
- a CDS encoding alanine:cation symporter family protein — MDTLLKTVQTINMYLSDYVLIILLLGAGLYFTIRTRFVQVRCFGEGWRRFFGEFSLNGEKHKSGMSSFQALATAVAAQVGTGNIVGACGAILIGGPGAIFWMWIIAFFGMATIYAEAVLAQETRVVESDGTVLGGPVYYIKRAFPNGFGKFLAGFFAVAIILALGFMGSMVQSNSIGEACQNAFHIPSWVMGLIVSAIAAFIFIGGVQRIASVTEKIVPVMACLYLVGGLIVLFARIRYVPETFGMIFKYAFVPQSIIGGGIGYALKTAISQGAKRGLFSNEAGMGSTPHAHALANVKSPHEQGTVAMIGVFIDTFVVLTMTALVVISTLYAGNGPLAHGAVDGISKTNMAQLAFSSVFGDTLGNAFVAICLLFFAFSTIVGWNLFGRINVNYLFGKKANLAYSIIAIIFIFLGSCLSNDLVWELTDMFNQLMVLPNMIALVALSGIVAVAARKRSDEHELRK; from the coding sequence ATGGATACCTTACTCAAAACCGTGCAGACCATCAACATGTACCTGTCAGACTATGTGCTGATCATCCTGCTGCTCGGCGCGGGTCTGTATTTCACCATCCGCACGCGGTTCGTGCAGGTGCGCTGCTTCGGCGAGGGCTGGCGGCGCTTCTTCGGCGAGTTCAGTCTCAACGGCGAGAAGCACAAATCCGGCATGAGCTCGTTCCAGGCACTGGCGACGGCCGTCGCGGCGCAGGTCGGCACCGGCAACATCGTCGGCGCCTGCGGCGCGATCCTCATCGGCGGCCCCGGCGCGATCTTCTGGATGTGGATCATCGCGTTTTTCGGCATGGCGACGATCTATGCCGAGGCGGTGCTCGCGCAGGAGACGCGTGTGGTCGAGTCGGACGGCACGGTCCTCGGCGGCCCGGTGTACTACATCAAGCGCGCGTTCCCGAACGGCTTCGGCAAGTTCCTGGCCGGTTTCTTCGCGGTCGCGATCATTCTGGCGCTCGGCTTCATGGGCTCCATGGTGCAGTCCAACTCCATCGGCGAGGCGTGCCAGAACGCGTTCCACATCCCGAGCTGGGTCATGGGCCTGATCGTTTCCGCCATCGCGGCGTTCATCTTCATCGGCGGCGTGCAGCGCATCGCCTCCGTCACGGAGAAGATCGTGCCGGTCATGGCCTGCCTGTATCTGGTCGGCGGCCTGATCGTGCTCTTTGCCCGCATCCGCTACGTGCCGGAGACCTTCGGCATGATCTTCAAGTACGCCTTCGTGCCGCAGTCCATCATCGGCGGCGGCATTGGCTATGCGCTCAAGACGGCCATCAGCCAGGGCGCCAAGCGCGGCCTGTTCTCGAACGAGGCCGGTATGGGCTCCACGCCGCACGCGCATGCGCTGGCCAACGTCAAGAGCCCGCACGAGCAGGGCACGGTCGCAATGATCGGCGTGTTCATCGACACGTTCGTCGTCCTGACCATGACGGCGCTCGTCGTCATCTCCACGCTCTACGCCGGCAACGGCCCGCTGGCCCACGGCGCGGTCGACGGCATCTCCAAGACGAACATGGCGCAGCTCGCGTTCTCGAGCGTGTTCGGTGATACGCTCGGCAATGCGTTCGTGGCTATCTGCCTGCTGTTTTTCGCGTTCTCGACGATCGTCGGCTGGAACCTCTTCGGCCGCATCAATGTCAATTATCTCTTCGGCAAGAAGGCAAACCTTGCCTACTCCATCATCGCTATTATCTTCATCTTCCTCGGTTCCTGCCTGTCCAATGATCTGGTCTGGGAACTGACGGATATGTTCAACCAGCTCATGGTGCTGCCGAACATGATCGCACTCGTCGCGCTGTCCGGCATCGTGGCCGTGGCCGCACGCAAGCGCAGCGACGAGCACGAACTGCGCAAGTAA
- a CDS encoding response regulator transcription factor: MNKPLVLVVEDDTPVRNLITTTLKTHEYRYLSAQNGASAVMEALSHNPDIVLLDLGLPDMDGVEIIRKIRSWSNMPIIVISARTEDSDKIVALDAGADDYLTKPFSVDELLARLRVTQRRLSLMKTDAAQESPIFTNGALKIDYAAGCAYLDGAELHLTPIEYKLLCLLSKNVGKVLTHTYITQQIWGSSWENDIASLRVFMATLRKKLERGKDGPQYIQTHIGIGYRMLRVE; this comes from the coding sequence ATGAATAAGCCGCTTGTCCTCGTTGTAGAAGATGATACGCCGGTGCGCAATCTGATCACAACAACGCTGAAAACCCATGAATACAGGTATCTTTCTGCGCAAAACGGCGCAAGCGCCGTGATGGAGGCGCTGTCTCACAACCCGGACATTGTGCTGCTTGATTTGGGACTGCCAGATATGGACGGCGTGGAGATCATCCGAAAAATTCGTTCGTGGTCAAATATGCCGATCATTGTGATCAGCGCCAGAACAGAGGATTCTGATAAAATCGTGGCGCTGGATGCCGGGGCGGACGATTATCTCACCAAGCCCTTTTCCGTGGATGAACTGCTGGCGCGGCTGCGAGTGACGCAGCGGAGACTGTCGCTGATGAAAACAGACGCAGCGCAGGAATCTCCGATTTTTACGAACGGTGCGCTGAAAATCGACTATGCGGCAGGTTGCGCATATCTTGACGGTGCAGAACTGCACTTGACGCCCATCGAATACAAGCTGTTGTGTCTGCTCTCAAAAAATGTGGGCAAGGTTCTGACCCACACCTACATCACACAGCAGATTTGGGGCAGCAGTTGGGAAAACGATATTGCTTCTCTGCGGGTGTTCATGGCGACCCTGCGCAAAAAGCTGGAACGCGGAAAAGACGGGCCGCAATACATACAAACGCACATCGGAATCGGCTATCGGATGCTCCGCGTCGAATAG
- a CDS encoding DUF4118 domain-containing protein: MQNKGSKLPKEHILVCLSSSPSNERIVRMAGKMAQAFSGSLTALYVQTPEDADMNAEDTVRLQVNMRLAQQLGAEIVTTHGEDVATQIAEYVRLSDVTKIVIGRSGVQRRHFWSEPTLTERLITLAPEVDIHIIPDVEAYKSYRRKRLLPIRPAFPTAWELLLTIGILAAATVIGWVFLRLGFANANIIMVYLLGVLLTSAFTSGYTCGVLSAFLSVILFNYFLTEPRLSLAAYGSKYPITFAVMFAAALLTGTLAAKLKAHAQLSARDAYRTKLLFDMNRQLQKAETPDEVYQMTATQIQKLMQRDVLIYPAQGDALLDGNVYPADGSSPYCIPDTDQEQNVIQWVWQNRKRAGATTQNFPKAKRLYLAIRTGQRVFGVVGIPMEKQTQPDAFTSSVLFSILGECALALESLRNAEEKEKAAVLAKNEQLRANLLRSISHDLRTPLTSISGNADTLLHSYNVLDEQTRKQIFTDIYDDAQWLTGLVENLLSITKIADGSVKLHLSDQVVDDIVSESLRHIDRRSVEHHITVDCGDEPLLVRVDAGLIMQVLINLVNNAVKYTPAGSNIRITAIPRDNMAEICVSDNGPGIPDELKERVFEMFFTGGNPIGDSRRSLGLGLTLCQAIIHAHNGEMTLKENSPHGCIFSFTVPLSEVNLNE, translated from the coding sequence GTGCAGAACAAAGGAAGCAAACTGCCAAAAGAGCATATTCTTGTGTGCCTGTCCTCGTCTCCATCCAATGAACGCATTGTACGAATGGCAGGGAAAATGGCACAGGCATTTAGTGGCAGCCTTACCGCGCTTTACGTGCAGACACCCGAAGACGCTGATATGAATGCGGAAGATACCGTTCGCTTGCAGGTGAATATGCGTCTGGCTCAGCAGCTTGGCGCAGAGATCGTCACAACGCATGGTGAAGATGTGGCAACACAGATCGCGGAATATGTGCGTCTCTCTGATGTGACCAAAATTGTGATTGGGCGAAGTGGCGTACAGCGGCGGCATTTTTGGAGTGAACCGACGCTGACAGAACGGCTCATTACGCTTGCACCAGAGGTGGACATTCATATCATTCCGGATGTGGAAGCCTATAAGAGCTACCGCAGGAAACGGCTGCTTCCCATCCGTCCGGCGTTTCCGACCGCATGGGAACTGCTTCTGACCATCGGGATTCTGGCAGCTGCGACGGTCATCGGATGGGTCTTTCTGCGGCTCGGCTTTGCAAATGCCAATATCATTATGGTTTACCTGCTGGGGGTGCTTCTGACTTCCGCTTTTACCAGCGGATATACCTGCGGTGTGCTGTCCGCTTTTTTGAGTGTCATCCTGTTCAATTATTTTCTAACGGAACCCCGGCTGTCTTTGGCAGCCTATGGCAGCAAATACCCAATAACCTTTGCCGTCATGTTTGCAGCGGCGCTTTTGACCGGTACGCTTGCCGCAAAGCTCAAAGCCCATGCGCAGCTATCCGCGCGGGATGCCTATCGGACAAAACTCCTTTTTGATATGAACAGGCAGCTTCAAAAGGCGGAAACACCGGATGAGGTCTATCAGATGACCGCGACGCAGATACAGAAGCTCATGCAGCGGGACGTTTTGATTTATCCGGCACAAGGCGATGCGCTGCTGGATGGGAATGTTTATCCGGCAGACGGAAGCAGCCCATATTGCATTCCGGATACTGATCAGGAACAGAACGTGATTCAATGGGTCTGGCAAAACCGAAAGCGTGCTGGCGCAACGACGCAAAACTTTCCAAAGGCAAAACGGCTGTATCTTGCCATTCGTACCGGGCAGCGGGTTTTCGGCGTTGTCGGGATTCCGATGGAGAAGCAAACGCAGCCTGACGCATTTACATCCAGCGTGCTGTTTTCCATTCTCGGCGAGTGCGCTCTGGCGCTGGAAAGCCTACGCAACGCCGAAGAAAAGGAAAAAGCCGCCGTCCTTGCAAAGAACGAACAGCTTCGTGCAAACCTTCTGCGTTCAATTTCCCATGACCTTAGGACCCCGCTGACCTCCATTTCCGGCAACGCGGATACGCTGCTGCACAGCTATAACGTGCTGGATGAACAAACGCGGAAACAGATTTTTACGGACATTTATGACGATGCGCAATGGCTGACGGGACTGGTTGAGAACTTGCTTTCCATTACAAAAATTGCGGACGGCAGCGTAAAACTGCACCTTTCTGATCAGGTCGTGGACGATATCGTATCGGAATCGCTCCGACATATTGACCGAAGGTCGGTGGAGCATCACATTACAGTAGATTGCGGAGATGAGCCGCTGCTGGTGCGGGTAGATGCAGGACTCATCATGCAGGTGCTTATCAACTTGGTGAACAATGCAGTCAAATATACTCCGGCTGGCTCGAACATCCGGATCACGGCAATCCCGCGAGACAATATGGCTGAAATATGCGTCAGCGATAACGGTCCCGGTATTCCAGATGAACTGAAGGAACGTGTTTTTGAAATGTTTTTTACCGGGGGCAATCCGATTGGCGACAGCCGCCGAAGTCTTGGGCTTGGGCTTACGCTCTGCCAAGCCATCATTCATGCCCATAATGGCGAAATGACATTGAAAGAAAATTCGCCGCATGGCTGCATCTTTTCCTTTACAGTACCGCTCAGTGAGGTGAACTTAAATGAATAA
- a CDS encoding 1-acyl-sn-glycerol-3-phosphate acyltransferase: MSRKTIYYHDPLHDDFAPTNGHIRPKPIGADFPYEHPSPVWQALAFVVYRLIMTPFLFLYCKLVFDLRIENRKVLRELPGGYFLYGNHTNTLADAFIPTLLAFPRRANIVTAADTVSIPGVRNIVQMLGAVPLADTIDGTRQFLAAIHRRLERRQAVMIYPEAHIWPYYNGIRPFPDTAFAYPVREQVPAVGVVVVYRQRKLLRFLPPCITVVVGEPVYPDASLPPRSARRALHQKVYTFMCDTVARRHSYAHIEYLPAQDTQPAAQ; encoded by the coding sequence ATGAGCCGCAAGACCATCTATTATCACGACCCGCTGCACGACGACTTCGCGCCGACGAACGGGCACATCCGGCCGAAGCCGATCGGCGCCGACTTTCCTTATGAGCACCCCAGCCCGGTCTGGCAGGCGCTCGCGTTCGTCGTCTACCGGCTGATCATGACGCCGTTTCTGTTTTTGTACTGCAAGCTCGTTTTCGACCTGCGGATCGAAAACCGCAAAGTGCTGCGTGAGCTGCCCGGCGGCTATTTTCTCTACGGCAACCACACGAACACGCTGGCGGATGCCTTCATCCCGACGCTGCTGGCGTTCCCGCGCCGCGCAAACATCGTCACCGCGGCGGACACAGTCTCCATTCCGGGCGTGCGCAACATCGTGCAGATGCTCGGGGCCGTCCCGCTGGCCGACACGATCGACGGCACGCGGCAGTTTCTGGCCGCGATCCACCGGCGGCTCGAGCGCCGCCAGGCCGTCATGATCTACCCGGAGGCGCACATCTGGCCATATTATAATGGTATCCGCCCGTTCCCGGACACAGCGTTTGCCTATCCGGTGCGCGAGCAGGTGCCCGCCGTCGGCGTGGTGGTCGTCTACCGGCAGCGGAAGCTGCTGCGGTTTCTGCCGCCGTGCATCACCGTCGTTGTCGGCGAGCCGGTCTACCCGGACGCATCCCTGCCGCCGCGCAGCGCCCGCCGGGCCCTGCATCAAAAAGTCTATACATTCATGTGCGATACTGTCGCCCGGCGGCACAGCTATGCGCACATCGAATATCTCCCCGCACAGGACACACAACCGGCCGCGCAATGA
- a CDS encoding glycosyltransferase produces the protein MTITIVCDILGEENNGTTIACMNLIRFLRAQGHTVRVVCADQDKAGNECFYVVPELNLYLLNPIVERNGVTLPRPDRSLLEDAIRDCDVVHTTFVLQLSHTAVKIAKAYNKPITSSFHCQAENVTAHFLCKDLDAINRGVYRACYQMVYQYSDIIHYPTQFIRDTFEAVVGPTNGRVISNGVNSMFTPGPAKRPAGLEGKFLIVSTGRLSSEKNQEILIKAIGRSAHREQIHLILAGEGPREEHYRHLAEKYGVDMEIAFFSRQDLLNLLRCADLYCHPAEVEIESIACLEAIACGLVPVIANSPKSAAKAFALDEKSLFKNKDSEDMAAKIDYWVEHPAERADYSRKYLESGTQFEQQSCMRQMEQMLFDAVALRGEPT, from the coding sequence ATGACGATCACGATTGTCTGTGATATTCTGGGCGAAGAAAACAATGGCACCACGATCGCCTGCATGAACCTCATCCGCTTCCTGCGCGCGCAGGGGCACACGGTGCGCGTGGTCTGCGCCGATCAGGACAAGGCCGGCAACGAGTGCTTTTACGTCGTGCCGGAGCTGAACCTCTACCTGCTCAACCCGATCGTGGAGCGCAACGGCGTGACGCTGCCGCGCCCGGACCGCTCCCTGCTCGAGGATGCGATCCGCGACTGCGACGTCGTGCACACGACGTTCGTGCTGCAGCTGTCGCACACGGCGGTGAAGATCGCCAAGGCGTACAACAAGCCCATCACCTCCAGCTTCCACTGCCAGGCCGAGAACGTCACGGCGCACTTTCTGTGCAAGGATCTCGATGCGATCAACCGCGGCGTCTACCGCGCCTGCTACCAGATGGTGTATCAGTATTCGGACATCATCCATTACCCGACGCAGTTCATCCGCGACACGTTTGAGGCCGTCGTCGGCCCGACGAACGGCCGCGTGATCTCCAACGGCGTCAACAGCATGTTCACGCCCGGCCCGGCCAAGCGCCCGGCGGGACTGGAAGGCAAGTTCCTCATCGTCTCGACCGGCCGCCTGTCGAGCGAAAAGAATCAGGAGATCCTCATCAAGGCCATCGGCCGCTCGGCCCACCGCGAGCAGATCCACCTGATCCTCGCCGGTGAAGGGCCGCGTGAAGAGCATTACCGTCATCTGGCCGAAAAATACGGCGTCGACATGGAGATCGCGTTTTTCTCACGGCAGGACCTGCTGAATCTGCTGCGCTGCGCCGACCTCTACTGTCACCCCGCCGAGGTGGAGATCGAGTCCATCGCCTGTCTGGAGGCCATCGCCTGCGGGCTGGTGCCGGTCATCGCCAACTCCCCGAAGAGTGCGGCCAAGGCATTCGCGCTCGACGAGAAATCTCTATTTAAAAATAAGGACTCCGAGGATATGGCCGCCAAGATCGACTACTGGGTCGAGCACCCGGCCGAGCGCGCGGACTACAGCCGGAAATATCTCGAGAGCGGCACGCAGTTTGAACAGCAGAGCTGCATGCGCCAGATGGAGCAGATGCTCTTTGACGCCGTCGCCCTGCGCGGTGAGCCGACATGA
- a CDS encoding 4-hydroxybutyrate--acetyl-CoA CoA transferase: MTDYQKMYQEKLTTPDKIAQQVQSGWLLGMDTATSQTPAIMTAIAERIRNSDITGVKVQALLDAYPFEFYTDPTLAGKMTGYSWFSSSAARKAVNAGYADIIPAYYRDFPTRIRTEYDYDAVCVEVAPMDRHGYFSLALNGSYIDAMLDKTKRIFLEVNDRQPRGLCGSLIHISQVDAIVEYNHDLPVLPPVQLDEVSKTIGGLIAERIPDGACLQLGIGAIPDATGMALKAKHDLGIHTEMFTDSMVELIECGAVNNSKKQIHRGKTVTTFAFGSQRIYDYIDDNPAVEILPVEYVNDPDVICQNDNMISINAAVEVDLFGQVCAESVGTKHMSGSGGQIDYVRGACQSRGGKSFIAFTSTAKGGTISKIKSILTPGAVVTTSKNDVDYIVTEYGVAHLRGRSLGERARQLIAIAHPDFRDELTFEAKKRGIMI, from the coding sequence ATGACAGACTATCAGAAGATGTATCAGGAAAAGCTGACGACGCCGGATAAGATTGCCCAGCAGGTGCAGTCCGGCTGGCTGCTCGGCATGGATACGGCGACCTCGCAGACGCCGGCCATCATGACCGCAATCGCGGAGCGCATCCGCAACAGCGATATTACGGGCGTGAAGGTGCAGGCCCTGCTCGATGCGTACCCGTTCGAGTTTTATACCGACCCCACGCTGGCCGGCAAGATGACCGGCTACAGCTGGTTTTCCAGCAGCGCGGCGCGCAAGGCGGTCAACGCCGGCTATGCCGATATCATCCCGGCATATTACCGCGATTTTCCGACCCGCATCCGCACGGAGTACGACTATGACGCCGTGTGCGTCGAGGTCGCGCCGATGGACCGCCACGGCTACTTCAGCCTGGCGCTCAACGGCTCGTATATCGACGCCATGCTCGACAAGACCAAGCGGATCTTCCTCGAGGTCAACGACCGCCAGCCCCGCGGCCTGTGCGGCTCGCTGATCCACATTTCGCAGGTCGACGCCATCGTGGAGTATAACCACGATCTGCCGGTCCTGCCCCCGGTCCAGCTCGACGAGGTGAGCAAGACGATCGGCGGCCTCATCGCCGAGCGCATTCCGGACGGCGCGTGCCTGCAGCTCGGCATCGGCGCGATCCCGGACGCGACCGGCATGGCGCTCAAGGCCAAGCACGACCTCGGCATCCACACCGAGATGTTCACCGACTCCATGGTCGAGCTCATCGAGTGCGGCGCGGTCAACAACAGCAAAAAGCAGATCCACCGCGGCAAGACCGTCACGACGTTTGCCTTCGGTTCGCAGCGCATTTATGACTATATCGACGATAACCCGGCCGTCGAGATCCTGCCGGTCGAATACGTCAACGATCCGGACGTCATCTGCCAGAACGACAACATGATCTCCATCAACGCAGCGGTCGAGGTTGACCTCTTCGGCCAGGTCTGCGCCGAGTCGGTCGGCACGAAGCACATGTCCGGCTCCGGCGGCCAGATCGACTATGTCCGCGGCGCCTGCCAGTCCCGCGGCGGCAAGAGCTTCATCGCCTTCACGTCCACGGCCAAGGGCGGCACGATCAGCAAGATCAAGTCCATCCTCACCCCGGGCGCCGTCGTTACGACGAGCAAGAACGATGTCGACTACATCGTCACCGAGTACGGCGTGGCGCATCTGCGCGGCCGCAGCCTTGGCGAGCGTGCCCGCCAGCTGATCGCCATCGCGCACCCCGATTTCCGCGACGAGCTGACCTTCGAGGCCAAAAAGCGCGGCATTATGATCTGA
- a CDS encoding TetR/AcrR family transcriptional regulator, protein MAHLTEAAIQDAFLKLLSEQPFDKITVTQLVEECQITRRTFYYHYSDLYELLDTILRRETERALDEFETTGSWEECMITASRFAREHKRAVYHIYTSSHRLELEKHVDRISGEMMHSYVEAQAHGLRVSEADKKLVCDLYRFGITDIFYEWLENGMKEDLEAQIRRLSLLFTGNIRASLSRVQIPAES, encoded by the coding sequence TTGGCACATTTGACTGAAGCCGCCATCCAGGATGCGTTCCTGAAGCTGCTGTCCGAGCAGCCGTTTGACAAGATCACCGTAACGCAGCTCGTGGAAGAATGCCAGATCACACGCCGGACGTTTTATTATCATTACTCCGACCTGTATGAGCTGCTCGATACCATCCTGCGCCGCGAGACCGAGCGCGCGCTCGATGAATTTGAGACGACCGGCAGTTGGGAAGAGTGCATGATCACCGCCTCCCGCTTCGCGCGTGAGCACAAGCGCGCCGTGTACCACATCTACACCTCCTCGCACCGTCTGGAGCTGGAAAAGCATGTGGACCGCATTTCCGGGGAAATGATGCACAGCTATGTGGAGGCGCAGGCCCACGGCCTGCGCGTGAGCGAGGCGGACAAAAAGCTCGTGTGCGACCTCTACCGCTTCGGCATCACGGACATTTTCTACGAATGGCTCGAAAACGGGATGAAAGAGGATCTCGAGGCGCAGATCCGCCGCCTGAGCCTGCTGTTCACCGGCAACATCCGCGCCTCCCTGTCCCGGGTGCAGATCCCGGCCGAATCGTAA
- a CDS encoding 16S rRNA (uracil(1498)-N(3))-methyltransferase, with the protein MARFFIAGTNFPNGRAIIRGRDADHIRVLRLRAGDDIVICDGAGRDYKCRLVQTLEHEAEAEVIEVVPCKAEPTVRSTVFAGLPKGERSDFLVQKCTEAGASEIVFFSCTRCVAKAVNMEKKLERWQRIAEEAAKQSGRGIIPQVRYEADFVAVLNDALHTDLPLFMYETGERETIRDAIEHTASPIASAAIITGPEGGFAEFEADMARKLGMHICSMGERILRCETAPVVALTALMYGTGNL; encoded by the coding sequence ATGGCTCGATTTTTCATAGCAGGTACGAATTTCCCGAATGGCCGGGCGATCATCCGCGGCCGCGACGCCGACCATATCCGCGTGCTGCGTCTGCGCGCGGGCGACGACATTGTCATCTGCGACGGCGCGGGGCGCGACTATAAGTGCCGCCTGGTACAGACGCTGGAGCACGAGGCCGAGGCCGAGGTCATCGAGGTCGTGCCGTGCAAGGCAGAGCCCACTGTGCGCTCGACGGTGTTTGCCGGCCTGCCGAAGGGGGAGCGCAGCGACTTTCTCGTGCAGAAGTGCACGGAGGCGGGCGCGTCCGAGATCGTGTTTTTCTCCTGCACGCGCTGCGTGGCCAAGGCCGTCAATATGGAAAAGAAGCTCGAGCGCTGGCAGCGCATCGCTGAGGAGGCGGCCAAGCAGTCCGGCCGCGGCATCATCCCGCAGGTGCGCTATGAGGCGGACTTCGTCGCTGTGCTCAACGACGCGCTGCACACCGATCTGCCGCTGTTCATGTACGAGACCGGCGAGCGCGAGACGATCCGCGACGCGATCGAGCACACGGCGTCCCCGATCGCATCGGCGGCCATCATCACGGGGCCGGAGGGCGGCTTTGCCGAGTTCGAGGCCGACATGGCCCGCAAGCTCGGTATGCACATCTGCTCCATGGGCGAGCGCATCCTGCGGTGCGAGACGGCTCCGGTCGTCGCGCTCACGGCGCTGATGTACGGCACCGGCAATTTGTAA
- a CDS encoding DUF262 domain-containing protein, translated as MPEIFSNTTLTVNQLIEKIDTGELGLPELQRPFIWKDSKVRDLFDSMMRGYPIGYLMLWECPSLDKKKSIGVDAHSYDSPKEVIIDGQQRLTSLYAVMKGKKVINSKFDER; from the coding sequence ATGCCGGAAATATTCAGTAATACAACGCTGACGGTCAATCAGCTTATAGAAAAGATCGACACAGGCGAACTCGGACTGCCGGAATTACAGCGCCCCTTCATCTGGAAAGATTCAAAGGTGCGTGACTTATTCGATTCCATGATGAGAGGCTACCCCATTGGCTACCTTATGCTGTGGGAGTGTCCGTCTCTTGATAAGAAAAAATCCATCGGTGTCGATGCCCACAGCTACGACTCACCCAAGGAAGTCATCATTGACGGTCAGCAGCGTTTGACTTCGCTCTATGCCGTTATGAAGGGCAAGAAGGTTATCAACTCAAAGTTCGATGAGAGATGA
- a CDS encoding aminoacyl-histidine dipeptidase, which yields MPILDHLEPRAVFSCFEQLCAIPHGSGNTKAISDYLVRFAAEHQLRCIQDAHNNVIIFAPGTPGYETAAPVILQGHMDMVCETAPDCTKDMAREGLDLFVDGDTIGARGTTLGGDDGIAVAMALAILAADDIPHPPLEVVITVDEETGMLGAAALDASVLKGRTMLNLDSEDEGVLTVSCAGGNVSVCTLPVTRAPFSGTALTVTVGGLLGGHSGAEIDKGRGNANLLMGRVLYAVGARTPLRLVSVAGGLKDNAIPRESRAVIAVDDAAAAQAAIADMDAALRHEYAAADPDVSVRVDAAQAQQPPMDEASTQRAVCMLCCLPNGIQAMSRDIPGLVQTSLNLGILTTDADTVQASFCVRSSVSTQKEMLVARLRCLMAQLGGTVAVSGDYPAWEYRKDSPLRERMVAVFREQYGRDPKVEAIHAGVECGLFAGKLPGLDCVSFGPDLTEIHTCRERMHIASVQRVWRYTLEVLRRCK from the coding sequence ATGCCGATTCTCGATCATCTGGAGCCGCGCGCTGTCTTTTCCTGTTTTGAGCAGCTGTGCGCCATCCCACACGGCTCCGGCAACACGAAAGCCATCAGCGATTACCTTGTTCGCTTCGCAGCCGAACATCAGCTGCGCTGCATTCAGGACGCGCACAACAATGTCATCATCTTCGCACCCGGCACGCCGGGGTACGAGACCGCCGCCCCGGTCATCCTGCAGGGGCACATGGACATGGTCTGCGAGACTGCGCCGGACTGCACGAAGGACATGGCCCGCGAGGGGCTCGACCTCTTCGTGGACGGCGATACGATCGGCGCACGCGGCACAACGCTCGGCGGGGACGACGGCATCGCCGTGGCCATGGCGCTGGCGATCCTGGCTGCGGACGACATCCCCCATCCCCCGCTCGAGGTCGTCATCACCGTCGATGAGGAGACCGGCATGCTCGGCGCGGCCGCACTGGACGCCTCCGTGCTGAAGGGGCGCACGATGCTCAACCTCGACTCCGAGGACGAGGGCGTGCTCACCGTCAGCTGCGCCGGCGGCAACGTGTCCGTGTGCACGCTGCCGGTCACGCGCGCGCCGTTTTCCGGCACAGCGCTGACCGTGACGGTCGGCGGTCTGCTCGGCGGCCACTCGGGCGCAGAGATCGACAAGGGTCGCGGCAACGCAAACCTCCTCATGGGCCGCGTGCTGTACGCCGTCGGCGCGCGCACGCCGCTGCGGCTCGTCTCCGTCGCCGGCGGCCTGAAGGATAACGCCATTCCGCGCGAGAGCCGGGCCGTCATCGCCGTGGACGATGCAGCCGCCGCGCAGGCGGCGATCGCGGACATGGACGCCGCGCTCCGGCACGAATACGCGGCCGCCGACCCGGATGTGTCCGTGCGCGTTGACGCAGCCCAGGCGCAGCAGCCGCCGATGGACGAGGCGTCCACGCAGCGCGCCGTGTGCATGCTCTGCTGCCTGCCGAACGGCATTCAGGCCATGAGCCGGGACATTCCGGGTCTCGTGCAGACGTCGCTGAATCTCGGCATCCTGACGACGGATGCGGACACCGTGCAGGCGTCGTTCTGCGTGCGCAGCAGCGTGTCCACGCAAAAGGAGATGCTCGTCGCGCGCCTGCGCTGCCTGATGGCGCAGCTCGGCGGCACGGTGGCCGTCTCGGGCGACTACCCCGCGTGGGAATACCGCAAGGACTCGCCTCTGCGCGAGCGCATGGTCGCGGTCTTCCGCGAACAGTACGGCCGCGATCCGAAGGTGGAAGCCATCCACGCCGGCGTCGAGTGCGGACTGTTTGCCGGGAAGCTGCCGGGGCTCGACTGCGTGTCCTTCGGCCCGGACCTGACGGAGATCCACACCTGCCGCGAGCGGATGCACATTGCCTCCGTGCAGCGCGTCTGGCGCTACACGCTCGAGGTGCTGCGCCGCTGCAAATAA